A stretch of the Synechocystis sp. PCC 7338 genome encodes the following:
- a CDS encoding HAD family hydrolase — MEKFPHLLVLDFDGVICDGLQEYFQTSRQVCRQIWPNLPPEKLDLQRDNFYRLRPVIETGWEMPLLLQALATSVDPGTIEKAWPTVAQTLQDQEKIGKSQLALALDQVRDNYINNDLAYWLELHRFYPGVIGQLNHWLQSPYPQWLYIVTTKEGRFVQQLLQNQKVNFPLGQIIGKEIKQPKYKTLQQLLVKHNYSSDQLWFVEDMLTTLQTVADQPVLGQSNLFLADWGYNTSTARESAKNNQRFHLLSLRQLSCPFGQWQV, encoded by the coding sequence ATGGAAAAATTTCCCCATTTGCTAGTCCTAGATTTTGACGGTGTCATCTGTGACGGTTTGCAGGAATATTTTCAAACTAGTCGTCAGGTTTGTCGACAAATCTGGCCAAATCTACCGCCAGAAAAGCTCGATCTCCAAAGGGATAACTTTTATCGTCTCAGACCGGTGATCGAAACAGGGTGGGAAATGCCCCTATTACTGCAAGCTTTGGCTACGAGCGTAGACCCCGGAACTATTGAGAAAGCATGGCCCACCGTTGCTCAGACGCTACAAGATCAAGAAAAAATTGGCAAATCCCAACTAGCTCTAGCCCTAGACCAGGTGCGGGACAATTACATTAACAATGATTTGGCTTATTGGTTGGAGCTGCATCGTTTTTATCCGGGGGTAATTGGGCAATTAAACCATTGGCTCCAATCCCCTTACCCCCAATGGCTTTATATTGTCACCACCAAGGAAGGCCGCTTTGTGCAACAGTTACTCCAAAACCAAAAGGTGAATTTTCCCCTTGGTCAAATTATCGGCAAGGAAATTAAACAGCCCAAATATAAGACTCTGCAACAACTACTGGTCAAACACAATTATTCCAGTGACCAACTCTGGTTTGTGGAGGATATGTTAACCACTCTACAAACCGTTGCTGACCAACCTGTCTTGGGACAAAGCAATTTATTCCTGGCGGATTGGGGTTATAACACCAGCACTGCCAGGGAATCCGCCAAAAATAACCAGCGTTTTCATCTACTATCCCTACGGCAATTGTCCTGCCCCTTTGGCCAATGGCAAGTGTGA